Below is a window of Gemmatimonadota bacterium DNA.
TCTCGACCCCGGCGCGCGGTCGGTCGTTGGGCCTCGGCGGGCTGCCACGACGGCTGCCGAAGTGGCTGGCCCAGAGCGAGGCCGTGCAGGGCGTCGCCAACGGCCGGATCGCCCCGTGGCCGACCTCGGTGCGCTTCGGCTCGACGCTGTCGCGCGCGGTGAGCGACTTCACCTCGTACAGCGTCCCGCTTGAGCGGGCCAGCGACACGCTGCTCCGCCCGGTCACCGCGATCCAGCACCTGTGGCGCAACGATGCCGGCATCGGCTGGCAGCCGATCGGCATGCTGTCGGTCAACGGCAATTGGCAGAGCACCCGGGATCTGCGCCACTACGATGACTCCACTTCCCTGGGCCGACTGGCGGGCGCCTCGCGCCGCGAGTTCGCCGGGATGGATGTCGGGGTCGAGCGCGATCGGGTGATTTCCAGCGCGATCAATCTGACGCCGCGATTCACGAGCTGGTTGCGGCCGCGAGTCGGGACCTCCTCCAGTTTCCTGCTCTCGCGCTCGCTGACGTCGCGCAATCCGGTGCGCGTCCTTGGCGACACCGCCGGGGCGTACATCCTTCCGCAGACCGTCAACAACTCGCGTACCATGGAGCTCGGCCTCTCGGTCGATCCATCGATGCTCGCCCGGCGCCTCCTCGGCGACAGCAGTCGCGCCTCGCGCTGGTTCGGGCAGTTGCGTCCCATCGAGTTCTCCCGTCGTCGGACCCGGCAGTCGACCTTCGACCTGGCGACCTTCGATCCTGGCATGGACTACCAGCTCGCGCTCGGCGGCTTCAACGACTTCCTCACCCGCAACGGCACCCGCGCCACCGGCGCGCTGGACGCGCTCGAGATCACGGCCACCAGCACGCTCGATTTCCCGCTGGGCTTGTCGGCCACGCTGCAGTTTGCCCGGTCGGAAAGCGACCGCTATCAGCGGCTGCAGACGGCCGGCTTCCTGGTGACCTCGGCACGCACGACCGAGTGGCCGAGCGGGACGTTCACCTTCACGCGCCCGATGTCACGGGGACCGCTGCTGCTGGTCACCGCCAGCACCAACATCCGCAAGCAGACGGCCGACGCGAGGAATCCACTGCTGACCGGGGCTGGCAGCACCCGCATTTATACCTCGTCGACCTCGCTCGACCCCAACATCACGCTGACGTTCCGGGGCAGCCTCGTGGTGGTCGGACGGAGCAGCAACGAGAAGGGCATCACCGAATCGAACGGCAACATCACGCGGCAGACCAACCATCGGCACACCGGACGGGTCGACTGGACCGTGGCGCTGCCGGCGAAGCTGTCGCAGCTGCGCAAGCCGCTGCGCAGTTCACTCACGGTGACGCGCCTCAACAATGTCTCCTGCCTGGCGCGGACCGACGAGGAGTGTACGCCGTACTCCGACATTCGTCAGTGGGAGGTGCGCGGCGGCCTGAGCACCGACATCCGGGGCAGCATCCAGACCGGTCTCAACGTCGGGTGGACGCTCAACGATGTCCGCCACCTCCAGCGCAAGAGTTCGAATCTCGCGCTCTCGCTCTTTTTCAGCATGCCACTTTCTTCTCTGGACTTCCAATGAGACGCAGCTTCCTGCCCGCCGCCATCGTCCTGCTCGCCGGCTGTGCCGACGGCAGCGAGGCGCAGCTGGTGAAGGAGTTCGACGGTGCGGCGGCGCTGACGCGCGTCGAGCAGCAGCTGGCCTTCGGCCCACGCATTCCCGGCACGCCGGGGCACGCGGCGATGGCGGCCTGGCTCGACTCGCTGGCGCGCGCGGGAGCGGACACGGTGGTGGTGCAGCGGTGGTGGCATCGGACGCTCACCGGCGACTCGATCCCGCAGGTCAACGTCATCGCCCGCTTCAACCCGGCGGCGACGGAGCGGATCCTCTACGTGGCCCACTGGGACTCACGGCCGCGGACCGACGGTCCCGGGCAGACGGACACCACGCAGGCGGTGCCCGGTGCCAACGATGGCGGGTCGGGAGTGGCCATCCTGCTCGGCGTCATGGATGCCCTCAAGAAGCTGCGGCCGGCACAGGGCGTCGACCTGCTCTTCGCCGACGGCGAGGATTACGGCCACTTCACCACGCCACTTGGGCCCGATGTACTGATCGGGTCGACCTACTACGCCAAGAACCTGCTGGGGCCGGCGAAGCCGCGCTTCGCCGTCCTCTTCGACATGGTGGGCGACAAGGATCTCCGCCTCCCGATCGAGGGCTTCTCGCAGATCGCTGCCCCGGATGTGGTCGAGCTGGTCTGGGCGACGGCGGAGAAGATGGGGTTCGGCCACATCTTTGTCCGGGAATCCGGGCAGGCGATGACCGATGACCACACCCCGCTTATCGCCGCCGGGATCCGCACCATCGACGTGATCGACTTCACCTACCCGCCCTGGCACACCAAGGACGACACCATCGACAAGCTCTCGGCGGCGAGCCTCGGTGCCGTAGGGAACGTGGCCGTCGGGACGATCCGTCGTGCCGAGGCGGGCGGCAAATAGCGCGTCCTGCCGCCGCGTGCGGCGGTACCGCTCCGCGGCATGCAGGTCCAATGACGGCGCGGGGTACCGGCGAGGCTTGCCAGGTGACCCGCGCCGAACGCCGTTCCCTCCTCACCCTCGGGGTGCTGGCCCTTGGTGGCCATTTTCTCCTCGCCGCCAGGGGGGCCGCTGACGTCGCGCCGGGGGCCGTCACCCTCCTCGACCCGGCCGGCGACGGCGATCCGCTGGCGCATCGCGACAGCGCCGCCGCCCTCGCCGCGCCGCTTGGCGCGACGGAGCGGGTCGACATCGACCGCGCAGGCGTGGCCGAACTGCAGCGGCTACCGGGGGTCGGGCCGGCACTGGCCAAACGGATCGTGGCGGATCGCGAGAGGCGCGGGGCGTTTGGCGGCACGGCCGGGCTCGACCGTGTCGCCGGCGTCGGCCCCGCGATGCTCGCCAAGCTGGCCCCCCACCTCAGCTTCAGTGGCCCGACGGCCGATGCTGGGGGAGTGGTCACTGCCGCGGGATTCGACCCGAATCGCGCGGGAGTGGCAGAATGGGATGCCTTGCCGGGCATCGGCCCGACTCGAGCGAAGGCGATTGTAGCATTTCGCGACAGCGCGGGCCCATTTCGCCGCCTGGACGACCTCCGCCGGGTCCCCGGACTGCCTGCCAGCGTGCTCCGCGGCCTCGCCGCACACCTCCAACTGCCCTGACCGTGATGCCGTTGGCCCGGTGCCGGGGTTCAAGGCATTGCCTTTGCACTTCCGGAGTGGAATGACTGCACCGACGACCTCCAAGACCGCTGGCCGCGACGACGGCCCCCAGGCCGCCGAGCGGCTGGGGGACCTGTTGGTGTCCCAGGGGCTGATCAACAAGGAACAGCTGAACCAGGCGCTCCACGAACAGCGGACCACGCACCAGCGGCTCGGGCTGATCCTCGTGAAGCAGGGGCTGATCCCCGAGCTGGAGCTCACCAAGGTGCTGGCGCGCCAGTACCGGATGCCGGCGGTCGACCTCTCCCATTTCGAGGCCGACCCCCGGGTCCTGCGGTTGATCCCGAGCGACCTGGCGATGAAGCGGATGGTCCTGCCCCTCAAGCGCGAGGGACGCACGCTGACCGTGGCGGTGGCCGACCCCGCCGACCAGGGACTCCTCGAGGACCTGAAGTTCATCACCCGCTTCGACCTCTTTCCGGTCCTGGCCGGCGAGCAGACCCTCAAGACGCTGATCGAGAAGCACTTCGAGACCGGCGACGAGCAGCTGCAGACCATCCTCCGCGAGATGGAGGGGATCGGCGAAGATGTCGAGGTGGTGGCCGACGAAGAGGAGGAAGTCACCACCGCGTTGCAGGCCGCGGTCGACGACGCGCCGGTGGTCAAGCTCATCAACGGCATCCTCACCGATGCCGTCAAGCGCGGCGCCTCGGACATTCACGTCGAGCCGTTCGAGCACGAGATCCGGATCCGGTACCGCATCGACGGCGCGCTGCTCGACGTGATGAAGCCGCCGCTCAAGATGAAGGCGGCGCTCACCAGCCGGATCAAGATTCTCTCCTCGCTGAACATCGCCGAGCGGCGGGTGCCGCAGGACGGCCGGCTCAAGCTGAAGATGGGGACCCGGGTCATCGACTTCCGCGTCTCGACGCTGCCGGTGCTCTTCGGCGAGAAGATCGTGATGCGAATCCTGGACAAGGGGAACCTGACGCTGGACCTGACCAAGTTCGGCTTCGAGCCGAAGGCGGAAAAGGACCTGATGCGGGCGATCCTCAATCCGTACGGGATGGTGCTGGTGACCGGGCCGACCGGCTCGGGCAAGACGACGACGCTCTATTCCGCGCTGCAGCGGATCAACACCGTCGAGACCAACATCATGACGGCGGAGGACCCGGTCGAGTACAATCTCCCGGGGATCAACCAGGTGCAGGTGCGCAG
It encodes the following:
- a CDS encoding M28 family peptidase, with amino-acid sequence MRRSFLPAAIVLLAGCADGSEAQLVKEFDGAAALTRVEQQLAFGPRIPGTPGHAAMAAWLDSLARAGADTVVVQRWWHRTLTGDSIPQVNVIARFNPAATERILYVAHWDSRPRTDGPGQTDTTQAVPGANDGGSGVAILLGVMDALKKLRPAQGVDLLFADGEDYGHFTTPLGPDVLIGSTYYAKNLLGPAKPRFAVLFDMVGDKDLRLPIEGFSQIAAPDVVELVWATAEKMGFGHIFVRESGQAMTDDHTPLIAAGIRTIDVIDFTYPPWHTKDDTIDKLSAASLGAVGNVAVGTIRRAEAGGK
- a CDS encoding ComEA family DNA-binding protein; translation: MTRAERRSLLTLGVLALGGHFLLAARGAADVAPGAVTLLDPAGDGDPLAHRDSAAALAAPLGATERVDIDRAGVAELQRLPGVGPALAKRIVADRERRGAFGGTAGLDRVAGVGPAMLAKLAPHLSFSGPTADAGGVVTAAGFDPNRAGVAEWDALPGIGPTRAKAIVAFRDSAGPFRRLDDLRRVPGLPASVLRGLAAHLQLP
- the pilB gene encoding type IV-A pilus assembly ATPase PilB; its protein translation is MTAPTTSKTAGRDDGPQAAERLGDLLVSQGLINKEQLNQALHEQRTTHQRLGLILVKQGLIPELELTKVLARQYRMPAVDLSHFEADPRVLRLIPSDLAMKRMVLPLKREGRTLTVAVADPADQGLLEDLKFITRFDLFPVLAGEQTLKTLIEKHFETGDEQLQTILREMEGIGEDVEVVADEEEEVTTALQAAVDDAPVVKLINGILTDAVKRGASDIHVEPFEHEIRIRYRIDGALLDVMKPPLKMKAALTSRIKILSSLNIAERRVPQDGRLKLKMGTRVIDFRVSTLPVLFGEKIVMRILDKGNLTLDLTKFGFEPKAEKDLMRAILNPYGMVLVTGPTGSGKTTTLYSALQRINTVETNIMTAEDPVEYNLPGINQVQVRSEIGLTFAVALRAFLRQDPNIVMIGEIRDLETGGIAIKAALTGHLVLSTLHTNDAPSTIVRMIDMGIEAFNVASAVNLVVAQRLVRRICSKCKAPVTYTDEELHALDPDLEAMRKLQFFRGTGCENCSGSGYRGRAGLYEVMAMTPALRRLILVGGSTAELRDLAVSEGMLTLRMDGMKKLERGVTTLEEIVKETAQ